The Hoplias malabaricus isolate fHopMal1 chromosome 9, fHopMal1.hap1, whole genome shotgun sequence genome contains a region encoding:
- the LOC136707740 gene encoding alveolar macrophage chemotactic factor-like has product MNSTTFAISLLICLLFSMTEGGVIKLPKCRCTKTQTTPIRPERILKLVTIPPGLHCKKLQVIATVQIGNLKKETCLNPEDIWVKEAMKMIGLVK; this is encoded by the exons ATGAATTCCACAACTTTTGCCATCAGCCTTCTCATCTGTCTGCTCTTCTCTATGACTGAAG GTGGTGTTATAAAACTGCCCAAATGCCGgtgtacaaaaacacaaaccacacCAATCCGTCCTGAAAGAATTCTGAAGCTTGTGACCATTCCTCCTGGCCTTCACTGCAAAAAACTGCAAGTAAT TGCCACTGTACAGATTGGAAATTTGAAAAAGGAAACCTGTCTCAATCCTGAGGACATCTGGGTTAAAGAGGCCATGAAAAT gATTGGACTGGTAAAGTAG